Below is a window of Paenibacillus bovis DNA.
TGTATTACCACAATAATCCTTTAATTGACGAAAAATATGAATTAAAGAAGCTAATCCCTAAAAGTCAGCGTGAAGGGAGACCACGTCTTTCAAAAGAAGCTGGTACGGAAGAACCTTACTCGAAATCATTTCGGGAACAGTCTGATTCATATTTTAAACTTAGTGGACAGGAATGGATTCCTGTAACAATAGCTGATATTGATCTTCCTCTGAAAATGTATAGAGCCGCTGAAGAGCTAAATTGTGGACTAAGAGATATAGTTATAGTACGACTTTTGTTTGAAACAGGTGCTAGAATTAATGAGATTCTGGAATTGATTTTTAAAGATTATAATAATCGGACAAGTCTTTATGAGATGAGTACCTTAAATAAAGGTAGTTACGGTAAAAGAATAAAATATATACGTTTTAGCTCTGACACCTTAAAACTGCTAAAAAAATATGTGCGAGAAGATCGTAGGCTACATTCTAAAAATCAAAACACGTTTAAAAATATCGAAGAGAACGAGATGCTTTTTTTAACTCGTCAAGGAAAACCATACAACTACAATGCATTTTATTATAACTGGAATAAGATAGTCGAGCATCTAGGATTAAAAATGAATCCGCATAAAGCAAGGCATTGGTTTGTAACAAACATGATGCGTTGTATTTATGAATCGACAGAAAATAAACAAGAAGTAGAACTCAAAAAGAAAGAGCTAATTCAGTATATGAAATGGAAAGATGCTAAGACGATAGATGCATATGAGCACTTTTTTAATGAAGCAAGATTTCGAGATATGCATATTCAAATGTTAGATACTATGTTTCACGCTGAACCGTTATCTATATTACAGAAGAAAACGGTTGAAGTTGATAGTTTTAATATCGAAGATAGCTGGATAGCAGAATTTATAGAGGGGATGGAAAA
It encodes the following:
- a CDS encoding tyrosine-type recombinase/integrase, with the translated sequence MSHHIRGGSKIPKSYYHLFKPEEVESKYSLISFYKHQPFIPLTEFYHYQINKMSRKTVISYVKQIERFLEWLDAESSINPKVFWSDEPHKVRFKIELFLVQNMNCKIRSRDHYQVITLANKNSSSINHFLAAIKAYYRSMIYLRMYYHNNPLIDEKYELKKLIPKSQREGRPRLSKEAGTEEPYSKSFREQSDSYFKLSGQEWIPVTIADIDLPLKMYRAAEELNCGLRDIVIVRLLFETGARINEILELIFKDYNNRTSLYEMSTLNKGSYGKRIKYIRFSSDTLKLLKKYVREDRRLHSKNQNTFKNIEENEMLFLTRQGKPYNYNAFYYNWNKIVEHLGLKMNPHKARHWFVTNMMRCIYESTENKQEVELKKKELIQYMKWKDAKTIDAYEHFFNEARFRDMHIQMLDTMFHAEPLSILQKKTVEVDSFNIEDSWIAEFIEGMEN